The region CCCGGCCCTGGCACCGCACCACCTAGCTCCGCACCAGCCCCGTCCGGGCGGCTGACGCCGGCCAGTGCGGTGACCCCGACCGGGATGGGCCCAGTCGAGTTCGGCATGACCGTCCAGCAGGCCGAGCGCGCGGGCGGCGTGCGGCTCGTCGGGCTGGGCGACACGTCCGGCGACTGCTCCTACGTGGTACCCACGGGTTGGAAGGTGCGCGTCGGTGACATGGTTGTCGATCCAGTGGCGTTCATGGTCAGCAGCGGCCGGATCGCCCGGGTGGACGTCCAGTCCGGCAGCACCCCGACGTCGGCCGGTGTCCGCATCGGCAGTACCGAGCCCGAGGTCCGCCAGGCCTACCCGGGCCGCGTCAGCGTCGGCCAGAACCTTTACGGGACGCGCCTGCTCACGGTCGTCCCCGCCGACCACGAGCGCGCCGGCTACCGCATCGTGTTCGCAAGCGACGGCAAGACGGTCATGTATTTCCACGCGGGCAGGCTCCCCGAGGTGAACTACCCAGAGGGCTGCTCCTGAGCCGCCCTCCCAGGGCATCCAGGCTGCTGCGGCGACGCCTATTCCGGCGAGGCGTCGACTGGGCAGACCTTCGGGGGTCGACTAGGCAGACGTTCGGGGGAAGTCAGGAGCCGCGCGGGGGCCCGGCCCGCAGGTGCTGGACGTCGCCGGCGGCGACTTCGACGCGGCGGCCGGCAGGGGTCCGGACGACCAGGCTCCCGCTGGGGCCGAGCGCGACCGCGGTGCCGGTGACCGGGCCGCCCCCGAGCAGGTCGGCCCGCACCTCGCGCCCGAGGGTGTCCAGCCGGTCGTGGTAGTCGGCCAGCACCCGGGCGGTGTCGCCGGCCGCGAGCGCGGCGTAGCGGGCGAGGAACGGCCCGGCCCAGGCCCGCAGCAGGGCGGCCCGGTCGACCGGGGCGCCCGCGGCCAGGGCGACGCTGGTTGCCTGGCCGGCCAGCTCGGGCGGGAAGCCGTCGGGCCCCTGCCCGACGTTCACCCCCATGCCGAGCAGGACCCACTCCAGCCGGCCGCCGGCCACCCGCGCCTCGGCCAGCAGGCCGGCGGTCTTCCGGCCGCCCACCAGCAGGTCGTTCGGCCACTTCAGCCCGACCGCCGGCACCGCCCAAGGCCCCCGGGCCGCTCGGGCCGGCGCCCCCCCACCGGCGGCGGGGCCGCCCAGCACCTCACCGCCGGCGGCGGGCCCGCCTAGCACCTCACGGACGGCGGCGGGCCCGGCCAGCACCTCACGGACCGCGTCGACCAGGGCGACGCCGGCCGCGGCAGTGGCCAGCCAGGCCTCGGTGCCGGCCAGGGGGGGCCGCAGCACCACGGTCAGCAGCAGCGAGGTGCCTGGCGGGGCGGACCAGGTCCGGTCCAGGCGTCCCCGACCGGCGGTCTGGACGTCGGTCACGACTGTCGCGCCCTCCGGGGCACCCCGGGCCGCCAGCTCGGCGGCCCGGAGCATGGTGCTCGGCAGGACCGCGGCGACCTCGAGCGGCTCGAAGAAGGCGGGGAGCGCCCGGCGGACGCGGTCACGGTACCCGCCCAGCCCCTCCCCGGCGCCCGCCGGGCCCGATGCGCGTGTCACAGGTCCCCATTCCTCCGCTCGATACGGCCTCACCGGTCGGGAAGGTTACCCCCCAGGCAGGGCTGTTCATACAATGCACAGTGGACCATCGGCTCGGCGAGCGCCGGGACCGCACCTGCCGGGAGGTTCACGTGCCGCCAGTGAAGCCGAAGACGATGAAGGAGCGGATCGACGAGCTCCGCAACCGCAGGGAGCGGGCGCTCCACGCCGGCACCAAGGCGGCGGTCGAGGTCCAGCACGACAAGGGCAAGCTGACCGCCAGGGAGCGCATCGACGCCTTCCTCGACCCGGGCTCCTTCATCGAGCTGGACATGTTCGCGGTGCACCGCGCGTCCGCGTTCGGGATGGACAGCAAGAAGATCCCGGGCGACGGCGTGGTCACCGGCTACGGCACCGTGGCCGGCCGCCGGGTGTGCGTGTTCAGCCAGGACTTCACGGTGTTCGGGGGGTCGCTCGGCGAGGTCATGGCCGAGAAGATCTGCAAGGTCCAGGACCTGTCGGTGAAGATGGGCGTGCCCTGCATCGGCATCAACGACTCGGGCGGCGCCCGCATCCAGGAGGGCGTGGTCGCGCTCTCCGGCTATGCCGAGATCTTCTGGCGCAACGTGCA is a window of Actinomycetes bacterium DNA encoding:
- a CDS encoding biotin--[acetyl-CoA-carboxylase] ligase, with translation MTRASGPAGAGEGLGGYRDRVRRALPAFFEPLEVAAVLPSTMLRAAELAARGAPEGATVVTDVQTAGRGRLDRTWSAPPGTSLLLTVVLRPPLAGTEAWLATAAAGVALVDAVREVLAGPAAVREVLGGPAAGGEVLGGPAAGGGAPARAARGPWAVPAVGLKWPNDLLVGGRKTAGLLAEARVAGGRLEWVLLGMGVNVGQGPDGFPPELAGQATSVALAAGAPVDRAALLRAWAGPFLARYAALAAGDTARVLADYHDRLDTLGREVRADLLGGGPVTGTAVALGPSGSLVVRTPAGRRVEVAAGDVQHLRAGPPRGS